In a single window of the Cygnus olor isolate bCygOlo1 chromosome 5, bCygOlo1.pri.v2, whole genome shotgun sequence genome:
- the IGF2 gene encoding insulin-like growth factor II isoform X2 yields the protein MASAGAHTDERCRQPAFLPGPPPPEVESSSGSAKVQRMCAARRLLLLLLAFLAYALDSAAAYGTAETLCGGELVDTLQFVCGDRGFYFSRPVGRNNRRINRGIVEECCFRSCDLALLETYCAKSVKSERDLSATSLMGLPALNKESLQKPSHAKYSKYDVWQKKSSQRLQREVPGILRARRYRWQAEGLQAAEEARALHRPLISLPSQRPPAPRASPEATGPQE from the exons ATGGCAAGCGCCGGGGCACACACGGATGAGCGCTGCCGgcagcctgccttcctccccggcccgccgccgccagaAGTTGAGAGTAGCAGCGGCAGCGCCAAG GTGCAGAGGATGTGCGCGGcccggcggctgctgctgctgctgctggccttcctgGCCTACGCGTTGGATTCGGCCGCGGCGTACGGCACAGCGGAGACCCTCTGTGGCGGGGAGCTGGTGGACACGCTGCAGTTTGTCTGCGGGGACAGGGGCTTCTACTTCA GTAGGCCAGTGGGACGAAATAACAGGAGGATCAACCGCGGCATTGTGGAGGAGTGCTGCTTTCGGAGCTGCGACCTGGCTCTGCTGGAAACCTACTGCGCCAAGTCCGTCAAGTCTGAGCGTGACCTCTCCGCCACCTCCCTCATGGGCCTCCCAGCACTCAACAAG GAGAGCCTCCAGAAGCCCTCGCATGCCAAGTACTCCAAGTACGACGTGTGGCAGAAGAAGAGCTCCCAGCGGCTGCAGCGGGAGGTGCCCGGCATCCTACGTGCTCGCCGGTACCGGTGGCAGGCCGAGGGGCTGCAAGCAGCCGAGGAAGCCAGGGCGCTGCATCGCCCCCTCATCTCCTTGCCCAGCCAGCGGCCCCCGGCGCCGCGAGCATCCCCCGAAGCCACCGGCCCCCAGGAATGA
- the IGF2 gene encoding insulin-like growth factor II isoform X1: MRKLRLSVTVPADVAALPPASGASAALLACRGSRRHHGATPRENQVQRMCAARRLLLLLLAFLAYALDSAAAYGTAETLCGGELVDTLQFVCGDRGFYFSRPVGRNNRRINRGIVEECCFRSCDLALLETYCAKSVKSERDLSATSLMGLPALNKESLQKPSHAKYSKYDVWQKKSSQRLQREVPGILRARRYRWQAEGLQAAEEARALHRPLISLPSQRPPAPRASPEATGPQE; this comes from the exons ATGAGGAAACTCAGACTTAGCGTAACTGTACCAGCAGATGTGGCTGCCTTGCCTCCAGCCAGCGGTGCCTCGGCAGCGCTTCTGGCCTGCCGGGGCTCGCGCCGGCACCACGGGGCCACCCCACGTGAAAATCAG GTGCAGAGGATGTGCGCGGcccggcggctgctgctgctgctgctggccttcctgGCCTACGCGTTGGATTCGGCCGCGGCGTACGGCACAGCGGAGACCCTCTGTGGCGGGGAGCTGGTGGACACGCTGCAGTTTGTCTGCGGGGACAGGGGCTTCTACTTCA GTAGGCCAGTGGGACGAAATAACAGGAGGATCAACCGCGGCATTGTGGAGGAGTGCTGCTTTCGGAGCTGCGACCTGGCTCTGCTGGAAACCTACTGCGCCAAGTCCGTCAAGTCTGAGCGTGACCTCTCCGCCACCTCCCTCATGGGCCTCCCAGCACTCAACAAG GAGAGCCTCCAGAAGCCCTCGCATGCCAAGTACTCCAAGTACGACGTGTGGCAGAAGAAGAGCTCCCAGCGGCTGCAGCGGGAGGTGCCCGGCATCCTACGTGCTCGCCGGTACCGGTGGCAGGCCGAGGGGCTGCAAGCAGCCGAGGAAGCCAGGGCGCTGCATCGCCCCCTCATCTCCTTGCCCAGCCAGCGGCCCCCGGCGCCGCGAGCATCCCCCGAAGCCACCGGCCCCCAGGAATGA